A part of Planctomycetia bacterium genomic DNA contains:
- a CDS encoding MoxR family ATPase has product MQLTYEEEQADVEQIRSGKARVDAELSKVIVGQKEAVEQLLLALFAGGHCLLTGAPGLAKTLLVKSIAQVFHLKFQRVQFTPDLMPADITGTEILQENDAGRRTLTFVRGPVFCNVLLADEINRTPPKTQAALLEAMQEHQVTAAGVRYPLDEPFFVLATQNPIEMEGTYPLPEAQLDRFMFNVVIDYLPENDEVEVVKQTTSRKPAAIEPLFTGDDVLRFHELVRRVPVAEEAVRYAVRLAAISRPGQPNTPDFVKQWVSWGAGTRAAQYLILGAKARALLAGRVHVSADDIRALALPVLRHRVLVNYRAEAEGVTVDQVVARIIEHVPGPIEPK; this is encoded by the coding sequence ATGCAGCTTACCTACGAAGAAGAACAAGCGGACGTCGAACAGATCCGTTCGGGCAAGGCCCGCGTCGATGCCGAATTGTCGAAGGTCATCGTCGGACAAAAAGAAGCGGTCGAGCAACTCTTGCTCGCACTCTTCGCCGGCGGCCACTGCCTGCTCACCGGAGCGCCGGGCCTGGCGAAAACGTTGCTCGTGAAGTCGATCGCGCAGGTGTTTCATCTCAAGTTTCAGCGCGTGCAATTCACGCCCGACTTGATGCCGGCCGACATCACCGGCACCGAAATCCTGCAAGAAAACGATGCCGGACGCCGGACGCTCACGTTCGTGCGCGGGCCGGTCTTTTGCAACGTGCTGCTGGCCGACGAAATCAACCGGACCCCGCCGAAGACGCAAGCCGCACTGCTGGAAGCGATGCAGGAGCATCAAGTCACGGCGGCCGGCGTGCGCTACCCGTTGGACGAGCCGTTCTTCGTCTTAGCGACGCAGAACCCGATCGAAATGGAAGGCACCTACCCGCTTCCCGAAGCGCAGCTCGATCGCTTCATGTTCAACGTCGTGATCGACTACTTGCCTGAGAACGATGAAGTCGAAGTGGTCAAGCAAACCACCTCGCGCAAGCCTGCCGCGATCGAGCCGTTGTTCACCGGCGACGACGTGCTCCGCTTTCACGAGCTCGTGCGCCGCGTGCCGGTCGCGGAGGAAGCGGTGCGCTATGCCGTGCGGCTCGCGGCGATCAGTCGTCCCGGGCAGCCCAACACTCCGGACTTCGTGAAGCAATGGGTCAGCTGGGGTGCGGGGACCCGCGCCGCGCAGTACCTCATTCTCGGCGCGAAAGCTCGGGCCTTGCTCGCCGGCCGCGTGCATGTATCGGCCGACGATATTCGCGCGCTCGCGCTGCCGGTGCTGCGCCATCGCGTGCTCGTCAACTATCGCGCCGAGGCCGAAGGAGTAACGGTCGATCAAGTCGTCGCGCGGATCATCGAGCACGTTCCCGGCCCGATCGAACCCAAGTAG
- a CDS encoding DUF58 domain-containing protein produces MRIKNLELRARFVVEGFFSGLHRSPFHGFSVEFTEYRQYSPGDDPRYLDWKLYARSDRYYIKRFEDETNLRCHLVVDFSRSMDYGSLGFTKADYARTLAATLAYFLNSQRDAAGLATFHDQLLDYLPARYRPGHLRRLMLLLDRPAEGTSTNLTKPLERVAELLGKRGAVVLVSDLLAPLDGLSQQLAALTSRGHEVSIFQVLDPTEVRFEFPDPALFVDVESGRELYVDPQATRAGYLRRFEEHQQELQALTDRLGVELVRLTTDRPLEQALFDYLQSRSRRGRPTRRRAMSSGSKGGSP; encoded by the coding sequence ATGCGCATCAAGAATCTAGAGCTGCGGGCTCGCTTCGTCGTCGAAGGTTTCTTTTCAGGCCTGCATCGGAGCCCGTTTCACGGCTTCTCCGTCGAGTTCACGGAGTATCGGCAATACTCTCCGGGCGACGATCCGCGCTATCTCGATTGGAAACTCTACGCGCGCAGCGATCGCTACTACATCAAGCGCTTCGAAGACGAGACGAATCTTCGCTGCCACTTGGTCGTCGACTTCAGCCGCTCGATGGACTACGGTTCGCTCGGCTTCACGAAGGCCGACTACGCGCGCACGCTCGCCGCTACGCTCGCCTACTTCCTCAACTCGCAGCGCGATGCCGCCGGCCTCGCCACGTTTCACGATCAGCTCCTCGATTATCTTCCCGCTCGTTATCGCCCCGGCCATCTGCGGCGCTTGATGCTGTTGCTCGATCGGCCCGCCGAGGGGACTTCGACCAACTTGACGAAGCCGCTCGAGCGCGTCGCCGAGCTGCTCGGCAAACGGGGCGCCGTGGTGCTCGTCTCGGATCTCTTGGCTCCGCTCGACGGCCTGTCGCAGCAACTCGCTGCGCTCACTTCGCGCGGCCATGAAGTCTCGATTTTCCAAGTTCTCGATCCGACGGAAGTTCGTTTCGAGTTTCCCGATCCGGCCTTGTTCGTCGATGTCGAAAGCGGTCGCGAGTTGTATGTCGACCCGCAAGCCACGCGTGCCGGTTATCTGCGTCGGTTCGAGGAACATCAACAAGAGTTGCAAGCGTTGACGGATCGCTTGGGGGTCGAGCTCGTTCGGCTCACGACCGATCGCCCGCTCGAGCAAGCGCTGTTCGACTACCTGCAAAGCCGTTCGCGGCGCGGCCGCCCGACCCGACGACGAGCCATGTCGTCGGGAAGCAAGGGGGGTAGCCCATGA
- a CDS encoding BatA domain-containing protein has product MSFLAPWFVVAGIAAVSLPILFHLFRRTPRDRLPFSTLMFLAPSPPRVTSRSRLENWPLLLLRALVLVLLALAFGRPLLRELLESQSDVPVGSRTVLLIDTSASMRRGDLWTRALKEADAIVAASGPHDEIAVLAFDATTHRALTFETWRSAPLGERAAFAQAALSELKPSWSATRLDFALTAAAEELDAADDEAGDGARAGEKQALDVRRSNRIVLISDLQAGSRTTGLQSYEWPKQVELRVVPLALETANAGLHALETTLETDQAKTERTETKQAGVEKTEPAAKSPRVLVTNAADSKRESFDLVWQSVGKTAEADAPTVKTYVPPGQTRIVRSPPLPAGETAQLVLRGDEEPFDNDVWFVPPKKERLRILHLATEKADDPQTLRYFLERAFSDAQAARVVVVETIDPAVPGLRAPKERDLDDVALVVVATEKPISEAWNQALAAWIERGGAATAVLESSADAAWRALLPAELAEPSRIKIAAADRAREYALMGVIDFKHPIFAPLADPRFSDFTKIRFWRHRKTTLDDVATKTVRVLARFDDGDPAVLEVSRGSGRIVLFASGWQPRESQLGVSSKFIPLMTTLVDLGSRRPPAIANYETGATIDLAHLSAVAEPAESKSASSPTATPTSTAKPESTAKLDVVSARSPGPWIVRSPAGRETTVGIEAPRFAFADGPGIYEVRSGAGLRRIAVNVPAEESKTAPLAVEALESLGVRLAKAETPTTPETIAERQTLQVREMESRQQLWRWCLAAALGVIVIETWYAGRVARRESVA; this is encoded by the coding sequence ATGAGCTTCCTCGCTCCGTGGTTCGTCGTGGCGGGAATCGCGGCCGTTTCGCTGCCGATTTTGTTTCACCTCTTCCGCCGCACGCCGCGCGATCGGCTGCCGTTCAGCACGTTGATGTTCCTCGCGCCGTCGCCGCCGCGCGTGACGAGTCGGAGCCGCCTGGAGAACTGGCCGCTGCTGTTGTTGCGCGCCCTGGTGTTGGTGTTGTTGGCGCTCGCTTTCGGGCGGCCGTTGTTGCGCGAGCTGTTGGAATCGCAATCCGATGTGCCGGTCGGAAGTCGCACGGTGTTGCTCATCGACACCAGCGCCAGCATGCGCCGCGGCGATCTTTGGACACGAGCCCTAAAGGAAGCCGACGCCATCGTCGCCGCCTCCGGTCCGCACGACGAGATCGCGGTCCTGGCGTTCGACGCGACGACGCATCGAGCGCTGACGTTCGAAACATGGCGCTCCGCCCCGCTCGGCGAGCGAGCCGCATTCGCGCAGGCTGCGTTGTCGGAATTGAAACCTTCCTGGTCGGCGACGCGATTGGACTTCGCGCTGACTGCGGCGGCGGAAGAACTCGATGCGGCCGATGATGAAGCCGGCGACGGCGCTCGGGCCGGCGAGAAGCAAGCGCTCGACGTGCGGCGATCGAACCGCATCGTGCTGATCTCCGACTTGCAAGCTGGGAGCCGGACGACCGGCTTACAGAGCTACGAATGGCCGAAGCAGGTTGAACTGCGTGTCGTTCCGCTCGCGCTCGAAACGGCGAACGCCGGCCTGCACGCACTGGAGACGACGCTCGAAACGGACCAAGCCAAAACCGAGCGGACCGAAACCAAACAAGCCGGAGTCGAAAAGACCGAACCGGCGGCGAAGAGCCCGCGCGTGTTGGTGACGAACGCCGCGGACTCGAAGCGCGAGTCGTTCGACTTGGTGTGGCAATCGGTCGGCAAGACGGCCGAGGCGGACGCTCCGACAGTGAAGACCTATGTGCCGCCCGGCCAAACCAGGATCGTGCGCAGCCCTCCGTTGCCGGCCGGCGAAACGGCGCAACTCGTCTTGCGCGGCGACGAAGAACCGTTCGATAATGACGTCTGGTTCGTGCCCCCTAAGAAAGAACGGCTGCGCATCCTGCACCTCGCGACGGAAAAGGCCGACGATCCGCAGACACTCCGCTATTTTCTCGAACGGGCCTTTAGCGATGCGCAAGCCGCGCGCGTCGTCGTCGTCGAAACGATCGACCCGGCGGTGCCGGGGTTGCGCGCCCCTAAGGAGCGCGACCTCGACGACGTCGCGTTGGTCGTCGTCGCGACCGAGAAGCCGATCTCCGAGGCGTGGAACCAAGCACTCGCGGCGTGGATCGAGCGGGGAGGCGCTGCGACCGCGGTGCTCGAAAGCTCCGCCGACGCAGCGTGGCGAGCGCTGCTTCCCGCCGAGCTCGCCGAGCCGAGCCGCATCAAGATCGCCGCTGCCGATCGCGCGCGCGAGTATGCTCTTATGGGGGTGATCGACTTCAAGCATCCGATCTTCGCGCCGCTGGCCGATCCGCGCTTCTCCGATTTCACGAAGATTCGCTTCTGGCGACATCGCAAAACAACGCTCGACGACGTCGCGACGAAAACGGTTCGCGTGCTCGCTCGCTTCGACGACGGCGACCCCGCGGTATTGGAAGTCTCGCGCGGCTCGGGCCGGATCGTACTCTTCGCTTCCGGGTGGCAGCCGCGCGAAAGTCAGCTCGGTGTCTCCAGCAAGTTCATACCGCTGATGACGACGCTCGTCGATCTCGGAAGCCGTCGCCCGCCGGCGATCGCGAACTACGAAACCGGCGCGACGATCGACCTCGCGCATCTCAGCGCCGTCGCGGAGCCCGCGGAATCGAAGTCGGCATCGAGTCCGACGGCGACCCCAACTTCTACTGCGAAGCCGGAAAGCACGGCGAAATTGGATGTCGTTTCTGCTCGATCGCCCGGGCCCTGGATTGTTCGCTCGCCCGCTGGACGAGAAACGACCGTCGGTATCGAAGCGCCGCGATTCGCGTTCGCCGATGGGCCCGGTATCTATGAAGTGCGCTCCGGGGCAGGGCTACGGCGAATCGCAGTGAACGTGCCTGCCGAGGAATCGAAGACCGCGCCGCTCGCGGTCGAAGCGCTGGAATCGCTCGGGGTGCGGCTCGCGAAAGCGGAGACGCCGACGACGCCCGAGACGATCGCGGAACGGCAGACGTTGCAGGTCCGAGAAATGGAATCGCGGCAGCAGTTGTGGCGCTGGTGTTTGGCTGCGGCATTGGGTGTGATCGTGATCGAAACATGGTATGCAGGCCGCGTTGCGCGGCGGGAGTCGGTCGCATGA